In the Bacillus solimangrovi genome, CTTCTGGAATATGGGCAACACCTGACTCCGTAACTTTTCGTGGCGTGTTGTTCGTAATTTCTTTCCCATTTAAACGAATAGATCCTGATTCTACTTTACGCAATCCAGTAATCGCTTCAATTAGTTCAGATTGTCCATTCCCATCAATTCCAGCAATTCCAACAATCTCACCAGCTCTAACTGACAGGTTTAAGTTTTTAACAGCTGGAATGTTTCGCGCATCATTTACCATTAACTTTTCTATCGTTAACACCTCACCTTGAGGCGATGCTTTCATTTTATTAGTCTTGAAATTCACTTCACGTCCAACCATCAAAGATGCTAGTTCATCTTCATTCGTTTCAGAAATAGAAACAGTTCCAATACCTTTACCTTTACGAATAATTGTACAGCGATCACTAACTTCCATAATTTCTTTTAACTTATGGGTAATTAAAATAATTGATTTACCTTCTTGAATTAACTTACGCATAATTTGAATAAGTTCTTTAATTTCTTGTGGTGTTAATACCGCTGTCGGTTCGTCAAAAATGATTATATCTGCACCACGGTATAATGTTTTCAATATTTCGACACGTTGTTGCATTCCGACTGAAATATCTTCAATTTTTGCATTTGGATCTACATGAAGACCATACTGTTCAGATAATTGTTTGATTTCTTTAGCTGCTTGTCTAATATTAACTGTTCCATATTTAACAAGCTCATTTCCTAGAATAATATTTTCTGTGACTGTAAAGTTTTCAACGAGCATAAAATGCTGATGCACCATACCGATACCAAGGTCATTTGCAACATTTGGATCCGTAATTTTCACTTTTTCTCCACGCACTTTAATTTCTCCAGCTTCAGGTTGGTAAAGACCGAAGAGGACATTCATTAAGGTGGACTTTCCTGCGCCATTTTCCCCAAGCAGGGCGTGGATCTCACCTTGTTTAAGTTGTAATGTAATATTGTCGTTTGCAACAAATCCGTTAAACTCTTTACGAATTTGGTTCATCTCAATAACATGTTCCATGCTGCTCCCCCTTCGAAAAAACAGAACCCTCTTTGTCTTTGTCAGAGATACTGTTTTTCTATTAAATTAGGAAAGAATAACTATATACCTATTCTGCAAGATTGTGAAATTATACCTAAATTTTACATAGTCCTTTATTACTCTTTAAATCATCCTAAGGTTAAAATCAAGCGCTTTGCTTCATTGAGCAAAGCGCTTGTATGTTCTCAATTATAGAGCAGATAGGTAACTCTCATATTCTTCATCAGTAGTAGGTACTTCAATTTCACCATTTAGAATTTTTTCTTTAAATTCTTCTACTTTTTGAAGAGATTCATCAGTTACGTTTTCTTGTGAAGGTGCGATTCCAACAGCATCTTCTTCAAGACCGAATTGCAATAATTCTCCACCTGGGAAGTTTCCTTCCATCGTTTGTTTTGATACATCGTATACTGCAACGTCAACACGTTTAACCATTGATGTCAATGTAACATTTTCAGGCATACCTTCTTCATGTTGATCACGGTCAACACCAATAACCCATACTTTTTCGCCATTCTTCGCACGGTTTTTCGCTTCTGTGAACACACCATTACCAGTACCACCTGAAGCATGATAAATGATGTCTGCACCATTACCATACATAGTGTTCGCGATCGCTTGACCTTTTTCAGGTGCGCCAAAATCTTCTGCATATTGAACGACAATTTCTGCACTTGGGTTTACTGCTTTAACACCCGCTTTGAATCCATTTTCAAACTTCTTAATAAGTTCACCTTCAACGCCACCTACAAAACCTACTTTGTTCGTTTCAGTTTGTAGACCTGCTACAACACCTACTAAGAATGAGCCTTGGTGCTCTTTAAATGTGATATTAGCGATATTATCAATTGTATTACCACTATCATCAGTAATAACACTGTCAACAATTGCTAATTGTGCTTCAGGTTTTTGTTGTGCAATTTTCTTTACATCGTCTGCTAATAAGAAACCAATACCATATACGAGGTTATAATCATCACGTACAAGTGTATTTAAGTTTGGTAAATAATCACTTGGTGAATTAGATTGTGCGTATTTGAAGCCTACTCCTTCTTCAAGTTCAAAATCTCCACCAAATTGCGTCAAACCTTCCCAAGCAGATTGGTTGAATGACTTATCATCAACACCACCAGTATCAGTTACCATAGCAACTTTGAAAATACCAGACTCTTCATTTCCACCTTCTGCTACTGCACCTTCGTTACTACCCTCATTACTCTCTTCTTTGCTAGTTTCATTGCCACCTTGTCCACATGCTGCAAGAATTGTACCGACTGCTAAAAGCAACACAAGTAAAAATGTAAACCTTTTCATTTTCATTATATATTCCCCCTTCGGAATTAATAAATATTACTTACTAAAAATTCAGTCTAACCTCGTTAAAAAAATCACCCCCTTTAATGATGTATTAAATGCTATTTTCGTTTTTTCTTCATAAAATTGTTAAAAGGAATGACACTTCTGTCTTATACACGTTTTCTTAAAACATGGAAGCTGAATTTATCAGCTCGAAAATAGTTACATGAATAAATTACTGGTTCATCGTTCAAATCATAATGCATTTGTTTTAAAACAAGGAGTGCTGTATCTTTATCACATTGCAAAATGGGTGAAACCTTCTCAGAATAGCCAAGTGGCTCTATGTATGTAACAGCGTAAGAAATAAACCTATTTGCTTGCTTTTCTAACACATCGAATAAGGACTCTTGGTCATACGAAAAATCTTTCGGTAAGATCCCTTTTGGAATCCGATCGACACAGTAAACGACAGGCACATCATCTGCTGTACGAACACGTTCAACATAAAAAAATTCATCATCTTCATTACATTTGAAATGTTTGATGTCCTCTTCAGTCGCTTCATAATACCAAGAATCAAGAAAGATTGTCCCAGGTGTCTTCCCACCACGATTAATCATTTCTGTTACACTGTATAATTCCTCAATTCCTGATGAGAAATCTGGTCTGGAATTAACAAAAGTTCCAACTCCGTGACGTCTTACCACTACGTTTTCTTCCTCTAAAACGCGAAGTGCTTCACGTAAAGTTGCTCGGCTTACACCAAGTGATTTTGCAAGTTCAAATTCTGATGGAAGCTTCTCCTGTTCTTTAAAAACACCGCTTTCAATATCATTCTTCAAACGATCAATTACCTGCAAATACAGGTGACGGTTATCTGGTTTTAACCTCATCTTAAATCCCCCACCATCTATGTCATATTATTTGTAGGATATCAGACTTCTGATGTATGACATTGATTTATCAATCGTCAATAATATAACACTTTTCTCTTAATTAATAAATACCAATTCACAAAATTGTTAATTACTTTTTTTAATGTAGAAATACATAAAATATTCAGAAATACTCTTTTGTCCATTTTGGCTCAAAAAAAAACCGTTGGTATTATTAAAACCAACGGCTCTTTCAACTTTAAAAATCTATTAATTATTACTTTATGAAGTTGCTTCTTCCTCTTGCTTACTAATTAATACCTCTCTAGGTTTACTACCTTCATATGGGCCGACGATACCTTGTGCCTCCATTGCATCAATCAGTCGTGCTGCTCGAGTATAACCTATGCGAAAGCGTCTTTGAAGCATAGAAACAGATGCGGTCTGCATCTCAGAAATTAATTGCACAGCATCATCGTATAACTCATCATTTATTTCGACAGTCGTTTCTGGTTCTTCTTTCGGAATCATGTCTTCTTGATATTGTGCTTTTTGCTGAGAAATAACAAAATCAACGACTTCTTCTACTTCCTCATCGGATAGGAAGGCACCTTGTACACGAACTGGCTTAGATGCACCTACTGGCATAAAGAGCATATCGCCTCGTCCTAATAACTTCTCGGCTCCACCGGAATCAAGAATGGTACGCGAATCTATTTGAGACGATACACTGAACGCTACACGTGATGGAATATTTGCTTTAATGACACCTGTAATAACATCAACTGATGGACGCTGTGTTGCAATAATTAGATGAATTCCTGCTGCACGTGCCATTTGAGCAAGTCGAGCAATAGCATCTTCTACATCGCTAGAAGCGACCATCATTAAATCTGCAAGCTCATCCACAATTACAACAACATACGGTAATGTTGGTTGTTTGGCATCCTCTTCTTCGTTATGTCTTTTTATATATGTATTATAGCCTTCAATGTTACGTGTACCTGTATGACTAAACAGATCGTAACGTCTTTCCATCTCTGCTACAACTTTTTTCAGTGCTTGTGAAGCCTTCTTTGCATCTGTTACGACTGGCGCAAGTAAATGTGGGATGCCGTTATACACATTTAACTCTACCATTTTAGGATCGATCATCATCATTTTCACTTCATGTGGTTTTGCTCGCATTAAAATACTTGCTATTATCCCATTGATACACACACTTTTTCCACTCCCAGTAGCACCAGCTACGAGCAAGTGTGGCATCTTATTAAGTTCACCGAGCACAGCTTCACCAGAAATATCTCTCCCTAACGCAAACTGCAAGAGCTTATCTGTATGATTGTTGTCCGATTCGAGAACTTCTCGAAGTGATACCATCGCAACCTCTTGATTAGGTACTTCAATCCCTACTGCTGATTTACCTGGGATTGGAGCTTCAATTCGAATATCTTTGGCCGCTAGAGCAAGTGCAAGATCATCACTTAAATTAACGATCTTACTTACTTTCACACCTACATCTGGGTATACTTCATATTTTGTAACAGCTGGGCCTAAATGCACCTTCATAACTTTTGCTTTTACACCAAAGCTTTGAAATGTCTTCTCAAGCTTTCGAGCATTTTCAGATATTTTTCTACGTTCAAGATTTTGACCATTATGTTGAGGAGTTGCAAGCAGATCGAGTGGTGGCAATTGATAATCTTGATTTTCAATCGCACTCATAACTAAAGGAGTAGCATCTTCTACGATCTTCTCTATTTGTTCTGGTACAGAAGGTTTCTCCTTTAATTCCGAATCCATTGACATAGGCTGTTCTTGGATTTCTTGCTCACTATGATCAATTGATTGCTCTGTATATGCACGTTCAGCAAAATCTGAAATTTCTGGCTCAATAAATTCTTCTATATAATCTTCTTCTGTTGTTAATGATTCCACTTCTTTATCAGTATACTTTGATTGTTGTTGATTCTGATTCTTCTCTTTCTTTCGAGTTTTTTTTCGAGATAAGCGATTCTTTAAATTTTTTAAGTCCTGTAGAAAGCCTGTCCATTGTTCTTTCATGAATAATCGAAACTTAGTGAAGATCTTTGAAAATACATCATGCATAGATTTTCCAGTTATAAACATGATAGCAGCAACCATTAATACAAAGACGATCAGCTTCGTACCTAATACATCAAATAATACGTAAAACATCGAAAATAATAATGCCCCTACCATTCCACCGCCAAGATCATGAACCGTTGACTCACCTTTTACTTCCATCCAAAACATTTCCCACGTACTCTTAATAACCGACGTCTCAGACCACACTGCCTTAGCCATTAAGCTTTCAAACAAACTTACATGACTCGATAAAACAAATGCAAGGCTAAAAATGTATACACCTAAAAGACGTTGTGAAAACAATGGTGGCTTTTTCCTTTTTACGATTAGATATAAGGCGATAGAAAACATCCCTAATACGAGTAAAATATACCACTCACCAAAAAAGAACCTGAACAATTGGACGAAAATTTCTCCAACTGTACCAAGTTTCGCCAATGTAATACATGTAATTGCAAATAAAAACAAGCCCGCCAATTCAAAGCGTAGCTGCTCTTTCCAACCTTTCTTTGGATCTTTCCTTCTTTTCTTATTTTTAGCCATTATGTCACTCCAATCGTTCTACAAGACCTTACTCATTTATCATTTTTTTATATTATGTATTTAGAAAAAAACAAAAAAGAAAGCCAGCGCATGAACCCGCTGCCTTCTTATTATAGCATATGAAAACTTTAACTTACATTTCAACAGTCATATTCATCATCGTTCCAGGCATGTATTTTTGATTAAGATAATCGTTTGGATTACTACTTAATAATCGAACAATTCGACATTGTGATACTGAGACTTGTTCAACAACCATCTGAACACCATTATGAGAAATAACTGTCTGATTCATATAATCTTGATTTTCAGCAGGGAAAATAAGTTCTAACGGTAAGGTCGTATAATGAATCATTGTAACAACTCCCCATGCTCTTCACTAGGTCTGTTTGATTCAATTAGTTCGTTCAACTTCTTGATCGCACTTCCGACTCCACCAACTTCATTAATCAATCCATATTCAACTGCATCAGGTCCAACAACATTCGTACCGATATCTCGCGTTAAATTTCCTTTTGACAGCATTAATTCTTTAAATTTATCTTCCGTAATATTAGAATTTCTAGTTACAAAATTTACAACGCGATCTTGCATCTTATCGAGATATTCAAATGTCTGTGGAACACCGATGACAAGACCAGTTAACCTTACTGGATGAATTGTCATTGTTGCTGTTTCTGCAATATAACTATAGTCTGAACTAACAGCGATCGGTACACCTATAGAGTGACCTCCACCTAAAACGATTGTGACAGTCGGTTTTGACATTGTTGAAATCATTTCAGCTAACGCAAGCCCTGCCTCTACGTCACCACCAACAGTATTCAACATTACAAGCAAACCTTCTATTTTGGGGTTTTGCTCAACTGCGACAAGTTGTGGAATAATGTGTTCATATTTTGTTGTCTTATTTTGAGGTGGTAATTGTACATGTCCTTCAATCTGACCAATTATTGTCATACAGTGGATATTCGAATCTGCTTGGCTCGGCAAATTGGTTTGACCAAACTGTTGAAGTTTATTAATAAGTGAATCCTTTTTATCTTGATCAGTCTGTTCTTCTTGCTGATTATCATCATTATTCATCTGCATCCCAGGTAAATGAATCATTCGCTTACCCCTTTCTAGTATGAACAAACATACAAACATGTTTTCCTATGCCTAGTATGAACTAGCAAACAAATTTCATGCCTAAGATGATAAGTTTTTTATCGTCTTTAAACTATCATTTATGTGGACGAAATATAATAAATACATCACGCTTAACCATTGTCTCTTCATAAAGAAAAACACCGTCATAAAACGGTGTCTTACTTCAAATTTCCATTATGATTGGAAGAATCATTGGTCTTCGCTTCGTTCTCTCAAATAAATAATGACTTAACGTCTCACGAATATTCGTTTTTAACGTGGACCAATCTTGAATTTTTGCCTCCATACATTCATTGAGTAAGTTCGTAATCAAATCACTCGCTCCATCCATTAACTCTCCAGATTCTCTCACATACACGAAACCTCTTGATAAGAGTTCAGGTCCAGACACCACTAGTGATCTTTTTTTACTTAACGTTACTACAACGAGTAGAACACCGTCTTCTGATAATAATCGTCTATCACGTAATACAATATTACCAATATCTCCTACACCAAGACCATCTATTAATACATTACCAGCAGAAACTGTACCATTCAAACTTGCTTCATCATTCTTAAACTCGATACATTCTCCATTTTTTAATAAGAAAGTAT is a window encoding:
- a CDS encoding ribonuclease J, which gives rise to KALSKIVTGADRQISIQENDTVIIAAHAVAGTEKSVSDTIDKLFRAGANVIYGQKHVHVTGHGCQEELKLMLSFMKPKFFIPVHGEYRLQKIHADLAIAIGLDKENTFLLKNGECIEFKNDEASLNGTVSAGNVLIDGLGVGDIGNIVLRDRRLLSEDGVLLVVVTLSKKRSLVVSGPELLSRGFVYVRESGELMDGASDLITNLLNECMEAKIQDWSTLKTNIRETLSHYLFERTKRRPMILPIIMEI
- a CDS encoding GntR family transcriptional regulator, whose protein sequence is MRLKPDNRHLYLQVIDRLKNDIESGVFKEQEKLPSEFELAKSLGVSRATLREALRVLEEENVVVRRHGVGTFVNSRPDFSSGIEELYSVTEMINRGGKTPGTIFLDSWYYEATEEDIKHFKCNEDDEFFYVERVRTADDVPVVYCVDRIPKGILPKDFSYDQESLFDVLEKQANRFISYAVTYIEPLGYSEKVSPILQCDKDTALLVLKQMHYDLNDEPVIYSCNYFRADKFSFHVLRKRV
- a CDS encoding FtsK/SpoIIIE family DNA translocase encodes the protein MAKNKKRRKDPKKGWKEQLRFELAGLFLFAITCITLAKLGTVGEIFVQLFRFFFGEWYILLVLGMFSIALYLIVKRKKPPLFSQRLLGVYIFSLAFVLSSHVSLFESLMAKAVWSETSVIKSTWEMFWMEVKGESTVHDLGGGMVGALLFSMFYVLFDVLGTKLIVFVLMVAAIMFITGKSMHDVFSKIFTKFRLFMKEQWTGFLQDLKNLKNRLSRKKTRKKEKNQNQQQSKYTDKEVESLTTEEDYIEEFIEPEISDFAERAYTEQSIDHSEQEIQEQPMSMDSELKEKPSVPEQIEKIVEDATPLVMSAIENQDYQLPPLDLLATPQHNGQNLERRKISENARKLEKTFQSFGVKAKVMKVHLGPAVTKYEVYPDVGVKVSKIVNLSDDLALALAAKDIRIEAPIPGKSAVGIEVPNQEVAMVSLREVLESDNNHTDKLLQFALGRDISGEAVLGELNKMPHLLVAGATGSGKSVCINGIIASILMRAKPHEVKMMMIDPKMVELNVYNGIPHLLAPVVTDAKKASQALKKVVAEMERRYDLFSHTGTRNIEGYNTYIKRHNEEEDAKQPTLPYVVVIVDELADLMMVASSDVEDAIARLAQMARAAGIHLIIATQRPSVDVITGVIKANIPSRVAFSVSSQIDSRTILDSGGAEKLLGRGDMLFMPVGASKPVRVQGAFLSDEEVEEVVDFVISQQKAQYQEDMIPKEEPETTVEINDELYDDAVQLISEMQTASVSMLQRRFRIGYTRAARLIDAMEAQGIVGPYEGSKPREVLISKQEEEATS
- a CDS encoding BMP family lipoprotein; this translates as MKMKRFTFLLVLLLAVGTILAACGQGGNETSKEESNEGSNEGAVAEGGNEESGIFKVAMVTDTGGVDDKSFNQSAWEGLTQFGGDFELEEGVGFKYAQSNSPSDYLPNLNTLVRDDYNLVYGIGFLLADDVKKIAQQKPEAQLAIVDSVITDDSGNTIDNIANITFKEHQGSFLVGVVAGLQTETNKVGFVGGVEGELIKKFENGFKAGVKAVNPSAEIVVQYAEDFGAPEKGQAIANTMYGNGADIIYHASGGTGNGVFTEAKNRAKNGEKVWVIGVDRDQHEEGMPENVTLTSMVKRVDVAVYDVSKQTMEGNFPGGELLQFGLEEDAVGIAPSQENVTDESLQKVEEFKEKILNGEIEVPTTDEEYESYLSAL
- a CDS encoding ABC transporter ATP-binding protein, with product MEHVIEMNQIRKEFNGFVANDNITLQLKQGEIHALLGENGAGKSTLMNVLFGLYQPEAGEIKVRGEKVKITDPNVANDLGIGMVHQHFMLVENFTVTENIILGNELVKYGTVNIRQAAKEIKQLSEQYGLHVDPNAKIEDISVGMQQRVEILKTLYRGADIIIFDEPTAVLTPQEIKELIQIMRKLIQEGKSIILITHKLKEIMEVSDRCTIIRKGKGIGTVSISETNEDELASLMVGREVNFKTNKMKASPQGEVLTIEKLMVNDARNIPAVKNLNLSVRAGEIVGIAGIDGNGQSELIEAITGLRKVESGSIRLNGKEITNNTPRKVTESGVAHIPEDRHKHGLVLDFQIGENMVLQTYYQKPYSNMGVLNETAIYDKARSLIKEYDVRTPDEYTLARALSGGNQQKAIIAREVDRSPDLLIAAQPTRGLDVGAIEFIHQKLIEERDKGKAVLLLSLELEEVINVSDKIAVIYEGEIVDIVDPQETSEQELGLLMAGGSLKKEGDK
- a CDS encoding YlzJ-like family protein, producing the protein MIHYTTLPLELIFPAENQDYMNQTVISHNGVQMVVEQVSVSQCRIVRLLSSNPNDYLNQKYMPGTMMNMTVEM
- a CDS encoding ClpP family protease — protein: MQMNNDDNQQEEQTDQDKKDSLINKLQQFGQTNLPSQADSNIHCMTIIGQIEGHVQLPPQNKTTKYEHIIPQLVAVEQNPKIEGLLVMLNTVGGDVEAGLALAEMISTMSKPTVTIVLGGGHSIGVPIAVSSDYSYIAETATMTIHPVRLTGLVIGVPQTFEYLDKMQDRVVNFVTRNSNITEDKFKELMLSKGNLTRDIGTNVVGPDAVEYGLINEVGGVGSAIKKLNELIESNRPSEEHGELLQ